The genomic region TTGCTTTCTACAGCAATATTTACACCAAATTCCTTAATGATGCATGGATGGCTGAGGCGACTATCGTCCAGATACTGTCTGCAGTAGCACAGATTTCACTAGCGTTTGTGCTCATCTATCTTGGACTCTCACTTGTGAGGATGGGCTATGAAAATGTCCAGAACGTTCGCGAAGGCGATGGAACCGGTGCATTCTCACTCAGCGATGACTGAACATAATTAAGCTATTTGGATAACCAAACATCCTAAATTGCCTGTTCGCTGCTTTTTTAATTCATTACTGACTACTTGTAGTTCAGCTCCTGTGAACTCACCCGTTGTTTCATTCGTAACTGGTCACCGGGTGACTCGTGAAACTCTCGCTTATTTTCAGAGGTTTTCCAACATCATAGCGAAATATATGCACTCGGTAGCGTATTTCGGATATCCCGATGGGTGTGTTCATGTGAGTGTACCAGTTAATAAATAAACATAATCTCACGAAGTATCAGTTATCCTCTTAATTAATAATTGAGATATAAATGATAACTCCATAGTACATATAATCAGCCTCAGAAGTTGAGCATACCGCGAATCCGACTGATAAGACCGGATTGCTCATCAGTAACATCCTGCCACAGCGTGAAGGCTTGAATAGTATCAGCCTGTTCACTTGCAACGGCTTCTTGACGATCTGGAGCAACAACTATGAGATGAATTTCATAATGACCATAATACCCGAATTTCAATAGATTTCGGTCACGAAATGATGACACGAATGATTCGACACTCTCTGGCACCGTCTCGGCAATAACGACAAAAGTGAATTCAGTCCCAAAATGCTCCTCATCAGGATCAAGCCACGTAGAATCATCCGAAAGATCATGTCCAAGCGTAATAAATCGCTCAACGGTCTCAACATGTGGTCGATCAATCTGAGTGACAAATACATGTTCATGTGTTTCATGATTCGCATAGTCCAGTGCCGGATGGAAGAAATGCTTGTGACTTTCAAGTCGCATTTCGGCATACATGTTAAATGTCTCACCATTGACCTGCTTATTCTGCGTGAGATCATAGTTGAATAATAACCGATCAGAGACACGATCAAGATACGTATCGTCCCACTCAGGTACCCCTGAAAGATCGATGCCTGCTTCCTCAGCCGCTGCTACTGGGTCGACTCTGTCTGTATCCGACTCTGTATTCATTGTCCTGTCCGTGTCAGTAGTCATCTATTCATCTCCCCAGTGGAGCACATATTCATATATCCCTCGGTGTACACACCGACACATAATTGCTTCAATCGTATCTCTGCTGTGGAACCCTCATCCGGTTTAATTGTAATTTGACTTCTCTGATTCGAGACCGGAATTGAGTATATTGTCTGAGTCGAATCTAGCATCGTTTCTATGATGCTAAGTATATTTATATACATCAATTAACTCCCGGTCTCTGGATCATACGCAACAACATCACCATCAACAGCCGGCGCACCAACAGCAAGAGCGACTACATCCTCCTCGGCATCACGAGAGTTATATGATCGCTGTGGGCTCTCTGTATCAACGGTGGGTAATTCTCCAGTCTCAACAGTAACTATTTGTGTAGGTGTTTCAACAGAAAGCGTTCCATGAAGAATGTAGAATGCCTCTTGTTGGCTTTCATGATAGTGGTATGCGAGTGGAAGTTGCTCACCCGGTTCTGCATGAAATTTATTAATTGCAATATTTGAGAGTTCTGTGGCTGCACTCAACCGACGGAGTTCACATGGTCGACCATCGACTGGGGTGACAGTCTCAGGATCGACAACCTGATATCCCATACCTCTCCCTCTGTATCAGCGTAAAAAAGCGCACGGGCGGTCAGGAACCCGTCACGACAGTATGATAATATATTACTGGAGACAAATATTTAATCACAGCAAATAATTATGATAATATATGAAGACAGACGATAATACTGAATCATGTGGTCGTTGTTCAATGTCAGCAGTTGTTGATGCAAGTATCGACACGACCGACCACGATAGTCCGTTTGGTGATAATCGAATTGAAGTTGATGATGAGACGCTTCGGAAAGTATCTCCAGGAGCGTGGCTCAGCACCCTTACAACAAAGCTTGATTCGTTTGCATGGCGTTTTCTCGACAATCGTGATACAAAGTGAGATATTAGCCATCAATTTGTCTTTTTTGACATTTAGACACAGTAGCGTAGTACTTTATATGTCCGGACACGTATATTGCGATAGCGATGCAAGAAAGTGTCTCCGGATTCGAAGTTCGGGGAACATGGGGTGATGTTGTTGAACATGGTGAGCGAATCACTCGTGCACTCCGCGATGCGGATATTGATGGTGAAGCATTTGATGAATGGAATGAATGGCGACCAAAGTCACATGAGCGTCTTGGTGAGGATGTAAGTCAAAAGACAGCCGCACAAGCGAGCGTCAGTGAGGGCAAGGGTGAACGTGCTGGAAAAGCGCCAGATGAAGACCTCCAAACAGCCGGAGAAATGTTGTCTGATTCATATGATCATGTTGAGGCTGGCGAAAGTGACTCTGCGGTTGAACGGTGGTCTGACTCACTTGGATATGTCGCACGAGCGGCCGACTCTGCAGGACGTCGAGCATTGCGTCGTGTTGAAGATACTGTGTACCAGCGTGTGATGACTCAGCTCGCACCATATTATTTTGATAATACATTAATCAGCGCAAATATTCAAAAAACTACCCGTGGAGACGCTGCTGTGGCGTTTATTTTTGAGGTGAATATCAACGATGATGAACTTAAAACTGCTGTTAGTAACCGTCTGACCGACTATGATGATGAGGTAACTCGATGGCACGTTGATACGAAAAAACAGACTGAAACCGCAGAGGCTGCCGAGGGTGTTGAACCCCCGACGTCTACTACTAATCCGCCGAAATCAACTAATAACTAATTTATCATTATGAAAAAAAGCGGGATAGAACCAGAGGCTACCCAATGATCCTATTAACAGTGGTCGCGCGATCCGACATTGATTGACCGACAATCGTTATTTATCTGAGTCTCTATCTATTATGCATGAGTAACGCGCCAGCGATGAGCGACCTGTTGGATACTGATGAACCTGGATTTCAACAGGTGTTGGCATGCGTTTTTGGAATACAACAGCATGAAAGCCGGACATATCTTGTTCTGCTTGACCATCCCGAAAGTACAGTTGCAGAGCTCTCAGATGTACTTGAACGCGACCGAAGCAACGTTAACCGATCACTGACCACGCTGTTGGACAAAGGACTTGCAGAGCGCCAGCGCCGGTTACTTGATCCCGGTGGTTATGTATATCAATATACTGCAACAGAACTTCCGGAGGCAAAGTCACTCCTTCATGATGCGCTCGACCAATGGGTCGAACATGTTCATCAGAGCATTGAGGACTATGGAGATGAACACTCCACATCGTAATTCCTGTTGTGATGTTCTGCGAATATTAATATAAAGCTGCGTTTCCTATACAGAGTATCAATCTGAACCGATACTCCGTGGAAAAATATTATATAAACAACATATACCATCACATCTGGGTTAATTTTGCGCTTCACACCGTCCTCTTTTTCACCACGGGGTTCAGTGAAAGTTATAATGAGTCTTGAACTTAGCGCCGCCGCTCCAGCCATCCCCCCGGAGGCCACCGACGGTGTCTGGCTCGCGGATATCGAAACGGGAGAAACATACGCCCCGTTCGAGGAGATCCGCTATACGAGCGATGAGGATAATTTACTTGAGGTTCGGTATGCCGACCTTCCAACATTTGAAGATTTCCAGGGACAGGGTCGCGGTGTCTGGCGGTATCACGCTGCTCTTCCGTTTGAGAATGGAGTTAGCCTTCCTGAGGGAGATACACCACTTCATCGAGCACCCAGTATTCGGGATGCAGCCGGTGTTCGCTCATTGCGTATTAAACATGAAGGGATGAACCCAACTGGATCATTCAAGGATCGTGGTATGACTGTTGGTGTCCGAGTTGCGAAAGAACTCGGCGTTGGACGGCTCGCTTGTGCATCAACGGGGAATACATCTGCCGCACTTGCCGCATACGGTGCGCGCGGTGGGATGCAAACGCTTGTGTTGTTACCCGCTGGAAAGGTTGCAGCCGGAAAGATCGCTCAAGCCGCACTTCATGACGCCCGTATCTTAGAAGTCGATGGCAACTTTGATGATTGTCTCGATATCGTCCAGGATCTTGCTCGGCGTGGTGAAGTGTATTTGTTGAACTCATTAAATCCATTCCGACTTGAGGGACAGAAAACAATCGGGCTTGAAATTCTCGAACGATTTTACGAGGAGTATGGTCGATTCCCTGATCGAATTATCCTTCCGGTTGGTAATGCCGGTAATACTTCAGCTTTATATAAAGCGTTCCGCGAGTTGGTCCAATCGGGAGCACTCAGACCAAGTGAAGTTCCAAAGCTCACGGGCGTCCAAGCGGCAGGCGCAGCACCAATGGTTGAAGCGGTTGAGCATGGATGGTCGGATATCGAGCGCTGGGATGATGTTGAAACCCGAGCAACAGCAATTCGGATTGGAAATCCAGTTAACGCTCCAAAGGCGCTTCCAGGGATTCGTGAAACCGGCGGCACAGCTATTGCAGTGACTGATGATGAGATTACTGTTGCTCAACGTGATCTTGCACGGGAGGGTATTGGTGTCGAGCCCGCATCCGCAGCCTCTGTTGCTGGATTAAAGAAACTCCGTGGTCGGAGTCGAATCGACAGTGATGAAGACGTTGTTTGTCTTACCACCGGACATCTGCTAAAGGACCCCGATGAAGCATTCAAGGCTGGCGGTAATCCAGAACCCGTTGGCGGTGACACTGACGCTGTCTTAGAGCATATCGGCGCGAATTGACATTACCCAGAATTATACATCATATCGACACTCAAACAGAGAATATCCACTCACCGCATATACAGAGAGTCGAGGCGAGTGCCGCGGAGTTCAGATGTGACTCTGAGGTATTTCAATTACATACTCACAGCATTCTGTGACTAACTGTCCTTTTGCTATGTCATACCGATATGTGAACTTCCCGACCGATCGAGCCTTGATCAATTTGTTGAGGAGGTGAATGAGTACGTAGTCTCGTCCAACGCAAAATCACGCCGACGCCAGCATTGATCAACTTGCAATTGCCCAAATTATACATTCAGATATCGCTTGAGCTATTTAGTATCTGAAGCACCGTTGAGAGTCAAATACCGAACATCAATCATCCGCTCGTCGGCAAGAAGTCGCTCAACAACATCGGTTGGGACAGAATCATCAAGATTGTATATTGTCAATGCTTCACCCCCTTCAATATCGCGTCGTGCGTTGAACATCCCGGCAATATTAATATTATGCTCACCGAGCACTGACCCAATAAATCCAATGACACCTGGTTTATCAGCGTTTCGCGCGACAAGCATCTTACCATGTGGGACTGCATCGACTCGATATCCATCGATTTTCACAATCCGCGGTTCACCTCCAGTAAACTGCGTTCCACTTACCGCAAGTTGATCGTCACCGTTGCTTACCTCGACGGTGACAACACTCTGGAAGTCATCCGATTGCAAACGTTTTGACTCGGTGACATCAATTCCGCGCTCTTCAGCAATTTGTGGCGCATTAACCGCATTCACCTGCCACTCTAATGGTTCAAATACACCCTTCAGTGCTGAAGCGGTGGCGAGTTCAACATCCTCATCTGCGATATCACCCTCATATGAAACCGAGACTGATGAGATACGCCCATCAAGTAGTTGTGCAGCGATCTTTCCGGCTGTTTCTGCAAGGTCAATATATGGGCGAATCCGTGGGAACACACTCTCATCGACTGATGGCGCATTCAGCGCATTCATCACCGGCGCTCCAGCAAATGCAGCATCAATCTGATCAGCGATTGACGTTGCAACATTCTCTTGAGCCGCTTCGGTTGATGCGCCAAGATGTGGTGTAACAACAATATTATCAACGCTGAGTAAGGCACTATCGGGTGCGACTGGTTCATCTGCAAAGACATCTACTGCCGCACCATCAAGCACTCCATCTTCAACTGCTGCGGCAAGTGCGTCCTCATCAACGACGCCCCCACGAGCACAGTTGATCAAATATCCACCATCCATCAATTCAAGTTCTGCCGTTGAAATCATTCCTGCTGTTTCAGATGTAAGTGGAGTGTGGACTGTCAGGAACTCTGCGCGCTCAAGACACGTATCAAATTCAACAAGCTCAGCACCTAGCCGCTCGGCTCGATCCTCGCTAATATATGGATCATACGCAACAAGATCCATCCCAAGACTTTCAAGTCGTTTTGCAACCTCCTGCCCGACCCGACCAAGCCCAACGACACCGAGCGTCTTTCCGTTTACCTCAGTACCAAGATATTCGCTCTTTGCCCACTCACCAGTTCGCAAACGGGCATGTGCTTGTGGAATTGATCGTGCTCCTGCAAAGGTCATTGCAACAGTATGCTCTGCTGCTGCGCGAACGTTTCCTTCTGGGGCATTCGCAACAATGACGCCATGTTCGGTCGCAGCATCAATATCGATATTATCAACCCCAATTCCAGCCCGTCCAACAATAATCAGATCTGAGGCAGCCTCAAAGACAGCTTCATTCACGTCGGTTCCGGACCGAACGACGAGCGCGTTAACGTCCGTAATCGTATTTAAAAGCGCCTCGTCTCCGATGTCATAGGCCGTCTCAACGCTATGACCGGCGGCTCGAAGCCGTTCAAGTCCAGCATCGTCGATTGGGTCCGTGACGAGTACCTGCATGTGCATAATCACATCCCCGGTCTTCGGTTAAACGTTTCTTCATCGGGATATACAGCTGTCTGTGAACTGTTAATTATGTATGTGTGCCAGTTAGGATATAATTCATACAGCTGATCAACAGAAAAATAGCCTATATTTCAATCAGTGCTTATCTAAACGCTAAGCTCAAATCATTGGCTATCGACACCCCAATATGCGACTCATTGCGTTCGACTTTGATGGAACTCTCTCAGACTCAGAGATGACCGTTCTTCTTGGCGGTCGATGTGGTGTCGCTGACGAGATGGAATCAATTACAGATCGTGCAATGAATGATGAACTTTCGTATGCACAGAGTCTCCGAAGGCGTGCTGCACTGCTAGAAGGGCTTGATGACGAGAAAGCTCACAAGGCATTCAACGCTGTCCAACTCCGACCAAGTGCTGGCATGGTCATTGATCGACTTCGTGATGCTGGTCACCATGTTGCTATTTTTACTGGTGGATTCGAACGCGGTGTTGAACAAGCATTAGATAAAACAAATACCACTGTCGATACAATTGTCGCTAA from Haloquadratum walsbyi C23 harbors:
- a CDS encoding DUF5828 family protein produces the protein MQESVSGFEVRGTWGDVVEHGERITRALRDADIDGEAFDEWNEWRPKSHERLGEDVSQKTAAQASVSEGKGERAGKAPDEDLQTAGEMLSDSYDHVEAGESDSAVERWSDSLGYVARAADSAGRRALRRVEDTVYQRVMTQLAPYYFDNTLISANIQKTTRGDAAVAFIFEVNINDDELKTAVSNRLTDYDDEVTRWHVDTKKQTETAEAAEGVEPPTSTTNPPKSTNN
- the serA gene encoding phosphoglycerate dehydrogenase — its product is MQVLVTDPIDDAGLERLRAAGHSVETAYDIGDEALLNTITDVNALVVRSGTDVNEAVFEAASDLIIVGRAGIGVDNIDIDAATEHGVIVANAPEGNVRAAAEHTVAMTFAGARSIPQAHARLRTGEWAKSEYLGTEVNGKTLGVVGLGRVGQEVAKRLESLGMDLVAYDPYISEDRAERLGAELVEFDTCLERAEFLTVHTPLTSETAGMISTAELELMDGGYLINCARGGVVDEDALAAAVEDGVLDGAAVDVFADEPVAPDSALLSVDNIVVTPHLGASTEAAQENVATSIADQIDAAFAGAPVMNALNAPSVDESVFPRIRPYIDLAETAGKIAAQLLDGRISSVSVSYEGDIADEDVELATASALKGVFEPLEWQVNAVNAPQIAEERGIDVTESKRLQSDDFQSVVTVEVSNGDDQLAVSGTQFTGGEPRIVKIDGYRVDAVPHGKMLVARNADKPGVIGFIGSVLGEHNINIAGMFNARRDIEGGEALTIYNLDDSVPTDVVERLLADERMIDVRYLTLNGASDTK
- a CDS encoding cupin domain-containing protein, yielding MGYQVVDPETVTPVDGRPCELRRLSAATELSNIAINKFHAEPGEQLPLAYHYHESQQEAFYILHGTLSVETPTQIVTVETGELPTVDTESPQRSYNSRDAEEDVVALAVGAPAVDGDVVAYDPETGS
- the serB gene encoding phosphoserine phosphatase SerB codes for the protein MRLIAFDFDGTLSDSEMTVLLGGRCGVADEMESITDRAMNDELSYAQSLRRRAALLEGLDDEKAHKAFNAVQLRPSAGMVIDRLRDAGHHVAIFTGGFERGVEQALDKTNTTVDTIVANRLPTSDGELTGTVDGPLIDGTKNDTLLSLATDCDVSPDRTVAIGDGANDLPMLEVAGLAVGFTPKDAVRPACDVVVASMDQLMHVFEEHNII
- the thrC gene encoding threonine synthase produces the protein MSLELSAAAPAIPPEATDGVWLADIETGETYAPFEEIRYTSDEDNLLEVRYADLPTFEDFQGQGRGVWRYHAALPFENGVSLPEGDTPLHRAPSIRDAAGVRSLRIKHEGMNPTGSFKDRGMTVGVRVAKELGVGRLACASTGNTSAALAAYGARGGMQTLVLLPAGKVAAGKIAQAALHDARILEVDGNFDDCLDIVQDLARRGEVYLLNSLNPFRLEGQKTIGLEILERFYEEYGRFPDRIILPVGNAGNTSALYKAFRELVQSGALRPSEVPKLTGVQAAGAAPMVEAVEHGWSDIERWDDVETRATAIRIGNPVNAPKALPGIRETGGTAIAVTDDEITVAQRDLAREGIGVEPASAASVAGLKKLRGRSRIDSDEDVVCLTTGHLLKDPDEAFKAGGNPEPVGGDTDAVLEHIGAN
- a CDS encoding helix-turn-helix domain-containing protein, with the translated sequence MSNAPAMSDLLDTDEPGFQQVLACVFGIQQHESRTYLVLLDHPESTVAELSDVLERDRSNVNRSLTTLLDKGLAERQRRLLDPGGYVYQYTATELPEAKSLLHDALDQWVEHVHQSIEDYGDEHSTS